A window from Anser cygnoides isolate HZ-2024a breed goose chromosome 1, Taihu_goose_T2T_genome, whole genome shotgun sequence encodes these proteins:
- the LOC106035673 gene encoding regucalcin-like, with product MSSSIRIEPVVKEKNRMGECPVWEEREDALVYVDINSQKVCRWSAVTGEVQSVSVDARVGSVALRQCGGYAIALGTRFAFLDWDTQAVTTILELEQDKPNNRFNDGKVDPKGRFFAGTMAEETAPGVRARRQGALYTLFPDLSVIKQLDQVDISNGLDWSLDHRTFFHIDSLAYAVHAFSYDVHTGKIACPRLVYRLEEEEGMPDGMCIDAEGKLWVACIDAGRVIRVDPETGKRIQTVRLPTPRITSCCFGGKDYAELYVTSAYDGLDEATLAKEPHAGEIFKITGLGVKGIPQNFFAA from the exons ATGTCCTCCTCCATCAGAATTGAACCTGTCGTGAAGGAGAAGAACAGGATGGGAGAGTGCCCGGTCTGGGAGGAACGGGAGGACGCGCTCGTCTACGTCGATATTAACTCCCAGAAAGTCTGCCGCTGGAGCGCGGTCACCGGCGAGGTGCAGAGCGTGTCTGTGG ATGCCCGCGTCGGCTCGGTGGCACTGCGGCAGTGCGGGGGCTACGCCATCGCCCTGGGGACCAGGTTTGCCTTTCTGGACTGGGACACCCAGGCGGTCACCACCATCCTCGAGCTCGAGCAGGATAAACCCAACAACAGGTTCAATGACGGGAAAGTGGATCCAAAGGGGAGGTTTTTTGCTG GTACGATGGCTGAAGAGACAGCGCCGGGGGTCCGAGCGAGACGACAAGGGGCTCTCTATACTCTTTTCCCTGATCTTTCGGTAATAAAACAGTTAGACCAGGTGGACATCTCCAATGGTCTGGATTGGTCCCTGGACCACAGGACCTTCTTTCACATCGACAGCCTGGCATACGCTGTGCATGCCTTCAGCTATGATGTGCACACTGGAAAGATCG cctgccccaggctcGTGTACCgcttggaggaggaggaggggatgCCCGACGGGATGTGCATTGACGCCGAGGGGAAGCTCTGGGTGGCCTGCATCGACGCTGGGAGAGTGATCCGTGTCGACCCGGAGACGG GAAAAAGAATCCAAACTGTGAGACTGCCGACGCCGAGGATCACCTCCTGCTGCTTTGGTGGGAAAGACTACGCAGAGCTGTACGTGACGTCTGCCTATGATGGGCTGGACGAGGCCACCCTCGCCAAGGAGCCGCACGCGGGAGAGATTTTCAAG ATAACAGGCCTGGGCGTTAAAGGGATCCCCCAGAATTTCTTTGCTGCTTGA